The DNA window acatgtgatttactatgacttgtgaatcacaatggactttgagagatttgacgagcagactttgcgctaactggagtccggccaggagggcttcgtactcggcttcattattagtagtggggaataggaaccgaagtgagtaggttacctcgtgtccatcgggagcgataagcagaataccagctccacttcccgttttattcgaagctccatctacgaatccgctccagcagtccggcggctcttcttcggattccaagggctgtgctagttcggcattggcagaatttttctgttcggcaatgacagggattgcttgatcgaacttggcctctgcaagaaaatctgccaaggcttgtccctcgatggcttttcgaggtaggtactcgattgagtgttctcccagctctatggcccatttggcgattctgcctgatgcttctggcttggtcaaaacttgccgaagaggcagatcggttaagacgcataccttgtgagcatagaagtatggccgcagtctccttgctgcatttactaacgccagagcaattttttccagaggttgataccttgtttctggacctcttaatgctcggcttgtaaagtagatgggaaactgctttaggccttcttctcgtacaagcaccgcgctaatggtttgatcggatgccgctaagtataagaaaattacttcggcttcggttggagcagagagaataggaagctcggctagataacttttgagctcgtcaaaggcctttttctgctcggctccccactcgaactttggtgcctttttcaacaccttgaagaacggcagttgcttttcggctgcttgggaaaggaatcgattcagtgcggctagacatccggttagcctttgcacgtcatgtatggacttcggcattgccatgttctgaacgacttgaacttttgaggggtttgccttgagtccgtcctttgaaacccaacaacccagaaactttcccgaatctaccaaaaaggtacacttttggggattaagtttgaggttggcttttcggagcacgtcgagagtggatttgaggttgtcttcgtactccgaagtgcttttgcttttgacaactatgtcgtcgacatacacttcaacctgttttccgattaggtgccgaaaaagcttgtctaccatcctttgataagtggctccggcattctttaaaccgaatggcatctttttataagcgaaaatgccgaaatcggtaatgaaagctgttttcggagcgtcactctcatccatcaacacttggtgatatcctttgtataaatcaagaaaacagaaaatttcgaagccgatcaaagcttctacttttttatctatattcggaaggggatagcaatctttaggacagtgcttgtttagatcggtaaaatctatgcacatccgccatcctccttcttttttcttgatcatcacaggattggccacccaagaaggatatttcacctcgaatagtacatccgcttttagtaattggcggacttcgtcatggatgacttggcgtctttctgccgcaaagagtctttgcttctgttttactggccggattgaaggatcaatatttaaccgatgagtgattacctcggggggcactccggtcatgtccaacggagaccatgcaaagacatctttgtactccttgaggagctgaatggtcttttcccggagtagaggcgttcctgcgaagccgatcttgaccgttctggatggatcatcttcgtataactgaatgatcattgagttcggctctgaagggACTTCGGttatctcgcttgcctctgactccggttgctgtgattgctatgcttgatggtgccgaactgattgctcggcacttttaagcgcaatctgcagacattcttttgctctcttttgatcacctcggatgaccgctatcccacctttagtggggatcttgatggtgaggtgataagtagagcaaacggcccgaactgtgttgagccagtctctccccaggatgatgttgtatggggaccgagctttcaccacaaagaactcgatcatcgtattggagcttgtaggcgcttttcccactgtgatcggaaggctgataataccttcagggcgggtatcctcctgggcgaaacttttcagaggaagtggagccggactgagccgagctggatccacttccattttatcgaaacattctttaaaaagaatgctgactgacgctcctgtatccacaaatactctgtggatcagtttgtttgccactccggcttgaatgacaatagcgtcttggtgaggagagatggctgggacgggatcggcatctgaaaatgtaatcacttcgtctttcttcagccttttatgtgttggctcctcttgattggaaactcggcgttctgcttttagggacgacttagtcttcccggcagggagagcatcaatagtcaggattactccatcatattgcggctcgtcgtcgtcttcgggatcctcatgccttttcggatcctgaggattgcagttcgcacctctctgccttttgttctttttcggctgcttgctttggtatttttttaacgttcctgttttcacaagaacatcaatacctgcagccaaatttcggcactcctcggtatcgtgaccatgggtttgatggaaggagcaatattgatcctgaggtcggcgagcggccgatttcgtcatccgccttggtttttcgaacatatcggaatgtagttcgaaaatttccgctcttgacttgtttaagggtacgaactgagcgggcggcttctcaggattgagacgtggtcccaatctgccttgtaccggtgccctttgaattctttcaaaaggagttcggcgagaaagcctctgatcgctatgatcgggcttcttttcatctcctctagatgagctgtctaaagaccgttttcgacggtctgcctcatcggcacgggagaactgatccgcaatgtcccacatctcttgagctgtttgcggactgcattccacgagctttctgtagagagctccgggcaggattccattttggaatgccgaaatgacaagtagatcattgagattatctacttgtaggcattccttatggaatctcgtcaggaagtcgctgatcttttcgtcgcgaccttgacgtatagaaagcagctgagccgaagtgatccggacttccgctttctgaaagaacctcctgtggaaagcatccattagatctcggtaggatctaatgctgccttgaggaaggctgtcgaaccaccttctggcgttcccgatgagcagctcggggaacagcttgcacatatggacctcattgagaccctggttcaccatattatattgatagcgtcccaagaagtcatgaggatcctctagcccgtcataagtcattgacggtgtccggtagttccgcggcaaaggagttcgggtgatatcgtccgagaacggagtctttaatgctccgtacatggcgaacccgacatctcttcggtacggaggagatggagttctcctgtggttccggtaccgaggaggaacaggaacatgtcggggttgaggattctttctcctggaagacacgtcactactgcggtagtgactttcatgtctggatgaggagggagaatccgccattgtcttctccggctgttggctcttctgcaggaaggttaagaactcctcctgcttctcggccaagaacaacttgacagcttcatttaaatcgggctgctgggaagactcggtgcgatctctcctggagtggcttgttccttcttcgtgagaaccggaggtagatgtctcccgaggccgtttttcagacctgcgagctggactagcttcctcatggttttcacgaacggtattacgggtagtgtgtgatctggtatgcatttttttggggtggaaaaagggtcaaaaattcgctttatcacaaatttggttctctgtttcccacagacggcgccagtgatgaatccgcgaatttttgatggtgatgaatgctggtagagaataaagatcacgacacaatgaatttacgtggttcgatttactgaggtaaatctacgtccacggggagaaaagagggcagagttgtattgcttgatctgttttctacagcttacaatacagacttgctattttatctttgatctctagagagcgagagagtctaaccctatctatctgatctaggttctatttatacattgaaccaagatcgtggcatgcagccatttactaggtagtggatgtcgtggagatcgtggcgatcttgcatgggtccactatcctgcatgagttaatgactgcttgacaccactaaatagatcgtgggtgtagtggaggtggaaatcctgcatgagtccactatctcctagttcggtcgaatactgagaccgaactgctgaattattgccgagcagcttttgccgatctgagagtagagcttgatgccgacctgagagcagagtttgatcggttggcttttaccgagctgtaggctggggccgaactctttggttgtgccgaactgaactctttaatcatgccggactgatactctttagtcatgccgaactgatactctttcttgggctttaggctgatgggctttactgctgttgggcttgtttagtacgtactccatcagagatcaaagataaaatagcaagtctgtattgtaagctgtagaaaacagatcaagcaatacaactctgccctcttttctccccgtggacgtagatttacctcagtaaatcgaaccacgtaaattcattgtgtcgtgatctttattctctaccagcattcatcaccatcaaaaattcgcggatccatcagatGGAAAAATGGTGAATTTTTTCAATGGAATGATGGAGAAATTTGAATGGGAAAATGATTAAATGAATTTGAGTTTTTGATGATATttgttttttgaaatttttatgatattttgcGAGGAACATGGAGACATTTAATTTAGCTAGAAAAGATTGGGAAAATGCCAGAAAGTTTTATTTGATTTGGGGAAATATCAGAAAGCTTCATAAGTTCAGGGGAAAAAGCAGAATATCTCAAATGTTTGTGTATTTACAAGCAAATTACCCCATTTCACAataaacgacgtcgttttgatTACCAGCGATTCTGCCATGTTGGCACTTCCGGTGAATACCTCAGCTTTAATTTGgggaaaaattatattttggggaaaaataaaaaagtccaaagttcatgcatttatattcaaAAAACAAAGTTCGGGGGAAAAGGcagaaaaaattgaaagttcGTGTATTTATATGCTAATAACCCATTCCATGCTAATAACCCAAATGAATTCCGGATGTAAAAACTTAAAATTCTTCTATTGAGAACGGTAAGGATTTTTTTTGgcgtgtgtgtttgtttttgtcTCTCTGAAGACGtgaaataatatactccatttgtAATCATTTCTTGCTCAAATTATAAAAGAGCCATGCATTGATGCATGAATAAAAATGTGGCCGTATAAAAGTAGTGGAAGATTACGTGTAGATAATTTATTAAGTTcatttaaatacaaataattttACCACAGGTTTTTAattgtataaaataattaagtaaattgaattaaattacaAATACTAAAACTAACTTTAGATATGCAAAAATATATGTAGCCTTACCGTCAGCTTGTCTCGCTGCTCCACCACCATATCTCATCGCATTGCTGCTCGCCTACCTCACCAAATCTCATTGTGGTGTGTTGCAGCAGTTATTGATTTTCTTCAAATCAAGTTTTCTGATTTTATTGTTTATGTTCaaattgattttgtttctaTCCTAAATTAAGGTCTTGCTCATTTTTATAGGACATttctaaatatttaaaatttagagggaacatttttttaggtccacgaactttgccaaagtatcattttaggttcgtgaacttattttaggtccgtcaattacaagttaatatcatttgtggtattttgaactttttatgaacgaaaatgcccttaaggtcTTCAAATGACAATTTGGACAATTCcttcgccactcatcttgcgcCAACAGCCTAtagtccaacaatttttaacaacaaatttttataattaaattcaatttggatggcaATTGATCTCCAttctgaaattcatataaataatactccaaatgaccatccaaattaatagctatctaatttcaagacaaataaactaaatataattcacaaatcacctatagtaagttcttaaaatgcagtttagattgaaaaaaaaagtatcAAGTCTCAATTCACTATCCCTAatccaagccccctagctcaagtggttgagttgggcggcaaggataccgcgccatcttggaggtctcgagttcgactcctggatggcgcaacttaggattaatttcccctgtgggcctttacaaggcttgttgccttggggcttggcaagcttACGAGCCTGGACCCGAGCCATGAGGGTGGCGATCGGTTTCCTAGCCATGAGGGTGGCAATGGGGAGGGGCTAGGTAGCTTGccgaatgtatctcgaactcctaaaaaaaattcactatccctatataattggtcatctaataattgaaaaattaacacatagtactatttttacggtaaattttaattatatttaaattcaatttggatggtaattgaattaaataatagtaaaaataaattgttgcactctaggtgtttgacgcaagatgagttgcaaaagaattgtccaaattgccctttgaaggccttaagggcattttcgtccagaaaaaattcaaaatacctcaaatgatattaacttgtagttgccaaatctaaaatgatattttcaaagttcacagacctaaaatgatactttgacaaagtttgtGGACCTAAAAAGATATTCCCTCTAAAATTTATTTGTATTATCTCTCCGTCATGTGTATTACACCCGTTATCTTGCCCGAATAATCTTAACATTTTCTAATTAATGAATGATTATTTCAAACTCTATTTTTGTTAAATCTATGTCTAATTCTACTTTTGATATATATCTTTTGAcgttaaaataattttttacaatatgcttcaaatataataaacaaattTGATGTTTTCGTCCAAAACATAAGTCAATGGTATTTCTGTAAATATAGTTCCAAAACTCTCTCTTTATATTACTAAGTATAGATACAGATTCTATTGTAGATAATGAATAAATACAGTATATAATTTTGTATAcagtccgcaaataggagtcaaTACTTTAATCTGGATTTATAAATGTTAAATTACTTTTGATGAGTTAGATTTAACGATGGAGTAGGAATAAGAGAATTAGATATGGAGATTTATTAATGTttgttttaggatttaaaatATAGTAAGGGGTACTTTAGTACTAAAACAATATGATTAATAATAAAATCGGTTCAAATATCACCGGTTTGGttcaattattaaattaaaggcATTCTGTATGCAGAGACGTTTTATCTTTTCCCAATAGAGAATTAAAGAAGGTGGAGCTGCTGAATTTGGAAGTGGTGTTTTCCACAAAATTGAGAGTTGAGACTCAGCTCAGACAACATTGGGTCGTTGACAATGTCTGTTATTTCCCGCgtttatcaaataaaaatatgtgaTTCCAATGATTCTTTATACTTTGCTCCGTCCCAACTTCATCTCTTTCTTGTTCAATTCACCTAACAACTGACCCATTCAATTCCCTCTCATCAACTCATACGTACCTTTTCAACTCCCTCTCCCTCTAAACCTCGTTTTTCTCTTTCATCTCTACCATTATCAGCCATGATTCCCACCCGCCTTCTCCTGCCCTTTGCCCTTCTCCCAATCTGCCTCTGCCAATCCCTCCAAGGTCACTATAATTTCATTattggagtagtttttttttcatctGATTTGTGATAAATTGTGATTCTTGATTGATTTTGGACATGCCTCTTTTCGCAATTTCGATGGAATTTGATCTCActatgcttttttttttttctgttaaaAATCGGACCTTTATGCTTCCTCTAGGGTTTCACCTTTCAACTAGTGTTTGGTTAAGTATTTAAAATGATTAACTGTAAACTAATGCATTTTTACAAGAAATTTCACCCTTTCTGTGATATCACTTTTCAAGTATTGCAAAAGATTTTAAGGGGTGTTAACTTTGGACAAATTGAAAGGCAGTAAGGTTTTTTGCACGTTTCAAAAGTGTTGTTAAAATTGCAAAATGGATGAAAGTTCATGTAGTATTAACCCTATTGAAATGAGAAATTATTGGATTTatgtatgtatgtttttttcAGGTGTCTTGATTGACTGTGGTGCTGATGTTGGATCGGTGATTGATGGCTTGGAATGGCTGCCGGATTCCGGCTACATATCAGCAGGGAGTTCCAAGTTCATTGCAAGAGAGGGTCTGGTCCAGACACTCTTCACCGTCCGATCGTTCCCTCTCTCAAACAACGTTTTCAAGAAGTTCTGCTACGAGATTCCTGTGGATAGAACCAAGAAGTATCTGGTTAGAACAACATACTACTATGGTGGAGTGAATGGCTATGCCAATCCACCGGTGTTTGATCAGATTGTGGATGGGACGTTGTGGAGGGTGGTGAACACAACCGAGGATTATTTGAGTGGGGAATCGTCTTACTATGAAGGTGTCTTTATGCCTACCGGGAAGAATCTGAGTGTGTGTGTGGCTGGGAACACCTACACGGATTCAGACCCTTTTATATCTGCTCTTGAGGTTGTGCCTTTGTGGGATCAGTTGTATAATTCCACAGATTTTAGGGCTCATGCTTTGAGCTTGGTGGCTAGGCATAGTTTTGGATATGATGGACCTGTTTTCGGGTGAGTACTTGACTTCTTTTCTGCGTTTgttttttttgagttttttcATGAATCATAGTAGTTTAGTAGTGAAATGGTGTTTTTGGTTGtgttattgaaatattttatatgaGATTACTGATCTTAGTCTTGTTGTATGTGTTATATTTGATTAGGAAATATAATTGAAGATTTGATTATTgaacaaatataaatattcaGGTGGATGGTGGTGTTTTGgtgatagttcttgagttctcTTATTATCAGCCTTTCTATGGTAGAAATTATATTTGTGATTTCTGAAATGAGTGAGGAATCCTTTGAGGTTGAAGCATTGATTCTATTGAACAAATAGAAATTTGTAGGTGGATTGTAAATATGTGCTCTGATCTTTACATTGTCCTAGTTTTAGTTAGAATAGGAATTATTGAAACTACATTCTTGATTTTGCATAATTGGGGTTTTCAGTAATAGTTTCATAAATTCAACAATATTTACTTCACAGTGTTTTAACGCATTCATTTCCCTTGCTAAACGTATGCATACGAACTTCACCAGATATCCCGATGATCAGTTCAATCGCTACTGGCAGCCGTTCGGAGCAGATGCATTCCCCCTATCAAATCCACAAAACCTTGCCGTTTCTGGCATCTGGAACCTTCCTCCCCAGAAAGTGTTTCATACGCGACTGTCAAAGAGCCTGGTCGAGCCTCTGACGCTGAACTGGCCCCCCGGCCCTCTACCTGGTGGAGTAAACTACTCCATTGCCCTTTACTTTGCTGACGATCATGCCTCCGACTCAAACAACTCTAGGGCGATGGACATAACCATAAACGGTATCCCTTATTACCGTAACTTGATCAGAACTCCAGTTGGTCTTGTTGTGTTTTCGAGCCAGTGGCCTCTTGCTGGAATCACGAATCTGACCTTGACTCCTGCCCCCGGCTCGACTGCCGGTCCTCTGATCAATGCTGGAGAGGTCTATCAAGTGCTTCCCTCAGGAGGGAAGACCCTCGCCCGTGATGGTATCATCCGCTCCTATGCAGTAATCCGTATATCAATGCTTATGTTGCCCCATATCTTCGACTgagatttcatttttttttaattttatcacaGTGATTGCTATGATAGACTTGAGAAATCATTTCCACAATGCTCCAGCGGATTGGAGTGGCGATCCATGTCTGCCAAGTCGATATACATGGACTGGAGTCACTTGCTCCTACGGACCTAGAATTCGTATACTCTCTCTGTGAGTAGGATCTTACTACATACTGTATATGTTTAGCTCGTCTTCACTCGTCTCCCTTGATAATCAAACAGTCAACCTTCTAGCTTACTCCTCTTTTCCCCGATCGCTGCACAGGAATCTGACGAGCATGGGGCTCGCAGGATTGATCTCACCTCGCATTTCTAGGCTGACTGCACTGTCTAGCATGTGAGTGAATTTCTAAATCCACAGTTTTATCCATGTGTGCCTGTCTTCTTGTTCTTGGGACACTGATGCCTTCTCGTTTTCGACAGCTTGCTGGGAAACAACAGCTTGTCAGGAACCATTCCAGACCTCAGTTCATTGAAGGCACTGCAGAATTTGTGAGTGAAACTCAGCACATTTAGATTGTGTTCCTTTTCGGTCCTCAAGTCTAACACGAACCGTTTCTGTTTCAGGCATCTGCAGGACAATCGTCTAGGTGGAATCATTCCTCCGTCTTTGGGGACCTTGCAGAACCTTCGCGAAGTGTAAGTTTGAATCCCACCAACGTGTAAATCTCTCTCGAAAATACTGGAACTAAATCTGATTCTGGTTCCCGTTGCACAGCTTCTTGCAGAACAACAATATAACGGGTCAAGTTCCGCCCAATCTAACTGGAAAAGAAGGATTGACACTGAGGTAACTGTCTAGTCGAGCTGATGGCTGCCCCTTGCCTTTCTACCACGCCCCGCCTGATCAATCCTACGTGTCTTTTCTTATCCAGGTACACGCCGGGGAATCCTTTGCTGATTCCGCCACCATGAGATCATCACTCCACCAACGTTCGCCTCCGGCAGCATCTCAAGCGAGATCAAGTCGTCAAGCTGGTTTGAAACTGCGATGATCAGATCGAATGTACATGATTTTTCTTTtctgttctttttttttgtaaaaaaaagatGAATTGTTTGAATGTTTTGATGATGTTTTGAGCAGAGTCTTAGGATTGCTAGCCATATTTTGAGCACATAGTAAGCTTCTCAAATCTCAATCAACcttgtaaaattaaaagaagaatATACTACAGCTGTTTTGTGATAatgattgattaattattgtttattttaatttattcggTTTATGATTTTTAGTTTACTTGGTAAAATTGCATTGACAGGTATGGGCTGCATTTACATAAGAACATCTGCACCgttgctcttccgcaagagcagcTACCGTGCTCACCGCTGCACTCTTGCTGTTGGCACGGCTGTGCTCGATAGCAAGAGTACCGCCGTGCCGATGTGACATACTCTGATTGGCcgttggtttatcatttttttataaaaaaatctgaaaaaatctgaaaaattcagatttaataaaaaaaatattttccgaCTTCCTAGTAAAATATATCCATTGtctccacacttttaatttaattttttcattatttttatcccaaaattcacacttctataaatacctccatttcaacacaaaaaatcACACTACACCAAACAACTCTTTCAacctcaatttttaggattttaattatgtaatttttaattttaggattttaattatgtacgttttttattttttagtaatttgtaatattatttcgggtatttttaatatattttaatattgtggaaatgtttttagtaattgaagtatttaaattgaataatagaatggtgtgacccttgagcatgttcttgcggaagagtatgAATGTGGATGTTATGCTTTTGaggaagagcagagagtaaaaaatgaataaaagtgggtccggtcccacatccatgctcttgccaaataGCATGggtgtggatgctctaaggacaGTGGATGCTTTTGCCGTTTCGCGGCCAAGTATGTTAAAAAGATATTCACTCTGTTATACAAAATTATTTAGTTtcgttattttttttagaaattaacaaaagtattttatattcttttcatTGAGATGCCATGATATAATTTAAAGCAATAAGTTGATTAATAGAACATTGTTAAATCTCTACTAAAAAAGT is part of the Salvia splendens isolate huo1 chromosome 6, SspV2, whole genome shotgun sequence genome and encodes:
- the LOC121809803 gene encoding probable LRR receptor-like serine/threonine-protein kinase At1g67720 produces the protein MIPTRLLLPFALLPICLCQSLQGVLIDCGADVGSVIDGLEWLPDSGYISAGSSKFIAREGLVQTLFTVRSFPLSNNVFKKFCYEIPVDRTKKYLVRTTYYYGGVNGYANPPVFDQIVDGTLWRVVNTTEDYLSGESSYYEGVFMPTGKNLSVCVAGNTYTDSDPFISALEVVPLWDQLYNSTDFRAHALSLVARHSFGYDGPVFGYPDDQFNRYWQPFGADAFPLSNPQNLAVSGIWNLPPQKVFHTRLSKSLVEPLTLNWPPGPLPGGVNYSIALYFADDHASDSNNSRAMDITINGIPYYRNLIRTPVGLVVFSSQWPLAGITNLTLTPAPGSTAGPLINAGEVYQVLPSGGKTLARDVIAMIDLRNHFHNAPADWSGDPCLPSRYTWTGVTCSYGPRIRILSLNLTSMGLAGLISPRISRLTALSSILLGNNSLSGTIPDLSSLKALQNLHLQDNRLGGIIPPSLGTLQNLREVFLQNNNITGQVPPNLTGKEGLTLRYTPGNPLLIPPP